The genomic segment GCATATAAATGGATGATCTCATATTAATAACCACACGTTGTGTCTATATCCGCTTAGATGGGGAGTGAAAAACGTGGGATTAGAGAGAATGGGTGTCGTCGGCGTTGGCCATTTGGGACAGCATCACGCCCGTATTTATACGGAGGTTCTGGGGGCCCAACTGGTGGGCGTCGTCGATGTCAATAGTGATCGGGCCGCCAGTATTGGGCAATATCTGGGCGTTCCATACTATGACACCATAGATGAGTTGCTGGACGTGGCCCGCCCCGACGGTATCAGCGTGGTGGTCCCCACCGTACACCACTTCGAGGTAGCACAGAAGGCTCTTCTTCGAGGGGTCCATGTGTTCATAGAAAAGCCGGTTACGACGACCGTGGATGAAGCGGAACAACTGCTCTCTATAGCAGCTGATCGGGATCTGGTTCTTCAGGTGGGGCATATAGAGCGGTTCAACAGTGCCATCCAATACGTTTCCAAAATCTCTCACGAGCCCATGTTCCTCCAATCCCGCCGCCTTGGCCCGTTTTCCTCCAGGATCAGCGATGTTGGAGTTGTCCTGGATCTCATGATCCACGATATCGATATCGTCCTTTCCCTTGTTCGTTCCAAGATCGTGAGCATCTCAGCTACAGGACGCTGTATTCGCTCTGATTACGAGGATATAGCCTCGGCTCAGCTCTCTTTTGAGAACGGAGCCATGGCCCATATCCTGGTCAGCAGGGTCTCCGAACGCCGCCTTCGTCAGATGGAGATTATGGAGCCCGAGCGGTATCTCTCCATCAACTACGAGACTCAGGACGTCTCCATCCATCGATGCGTGAACAAAAATGGTTCTGGGTTGGTCGAGGTTATTGAACATCCCATCTTTCCCAAGAGCGAGCCTCTCAAGCTGGAGCTCCAGCACTTTATCGGGTGTATCCGGGATGGCAAGCAACCATTGGTGGGTATTTCCGACGGAAAACGGGCTTTGGAGGTCGCTGTGGATGTCCTTAAACAAATCCACGGGGGGATGCAGAGCTCAGGAACAAGAGGCCATCTGATGGGCTTTTGATCGCCAGGTAGTGTACAATACAGGGGAGGGGCTCTCGGGCCACCTCCCCGTATTTTTTACGGTCATTCGAAGGAGGACCTGTCATGGCTTTTATTCAGGCGATTCCCAGGGTTAACCTTCAGGCTCTTCTGGCTCTGGGATGTTTTGGACTTTGCCTTTTTTTCTCCCGGGTTGTCCGTCGGATCTCCGAGGGAGTTCTTCCTGGTGGACCAGGAACCGTGGCGTACATCCGATGCCTCATCGGTTTTCTTTTTGCCGCCGCAATCGCCTTAGGCGTAGCCTCTTTTGCCGGTTTGGATCTCTTGCACAAAGGAATATTGTATCCATGAGAGTGATGCCCATCCTCTGTCTTATTGTATTGTGCTCCTGGAGCTGTAGAGAGCCGCTCTTTGCCGTGGAACCTGCTACGATCCCCACCACGGAACTCGTTCGACCCCCTAAAGGCGACCGTGTCGAGTCGGAACGCCGTTTTGTCGAGAGCTATAAATCCTTTGTCGATCGCCGATATTGGGATGCTTTGGATGCTGTAGATGCGAGTCTCCAGGCCGATCCGTACAACGTGGACTGTTATCTTCTTCGCTCGTTGATCCGCTCGCATGTAGGACTCTCCGAGATGGCTCTTCAGGATCTTCGCTCCTATCTGGAGGTTCGTCCCATGGACGCCACGGTTCAGAAGATCTTGTCGGCAGTCGTGAAGTTTCATGTGGATCCCCTCAAGAAAATAAAAACCGCCTATACTGGTTTTTCCCAGTCTCTAAAGAGTTTTCTCTCTCTTCCCCCTGAAGTGCCAACGGGGACAGTCGGCTTGAGACAGTGTGCGGCTCTGGGCGACGCCATCCTTCTAACAGATCAGTTTGCTGATTTAGTCCAGGTTTTAGAGCCACATCGGCGGCGGAACCTGCCCTTCCCCGAGCCCGTTTCGGTGGTGTCTTTAAGTCGCTCTCGATTCCTGGTGGGGTCCAGGCAGGGACTTCTCGTCGAGTATGAGGATGACGGAAA from the Dethiosulfovibrio peptidovorans genome contains:
- a CDS encoding UDP-N-acetyl-D-glucosamine dehydrogenase; the encoded protein is MGVVGVGHLGQHHARIYTEVLGAQLVGVVDVNSDRAASIGQYLGVPYYDTIDELLDVARPDGISVVVPTVHHFEVAQKALLRGVHVFIEKPVTTTVDEAEQLLSIAADRDLVLQVGHIERFNSAIQYVSKISHEPMFLQSRRLGPFSSRISDVGVVLDLMIHDIDIVLSLVRSKIVSISATGRCIRSDYEDIASAQLSFENGAMAHILVSRVSERRLRQMEIMEPERYLSINYETQDVSIHRCVNKNGSGLVEVIEHPIFPKSEPLKLELQHFIGCIRDGKQPLVGISDGKRALEVAVDVLKQIHGGMQSSGTRGHLMGF
- a CDS encoding flagellar biosynthesis protein FliR; this encodes MAFIQAIPRVNLQALLALGCFGLCLFFSRVVRRISEGVLPGGPGTVAYIRCLIGFLFAAAIALGVASFAGLDLLHKGILYP